Below is a genomic region from Thermoplasmata archaeon.
GCGCGGGGGAGCTCGGGGTGGGGGAGGAGGGAGAGGAATGTGCTGACGGTAGCGGAGGGCCTGAGCGCGGGCTCGGGCCCACTGGAGCTGGTCAGGAGTCGGGGCGAGGACAGGGGCTGGAACTAATTTCCGTACTCCAGAAAGTGGGGTCGGCCCCGAGGGGGCGTCCGCTTCCTACTCAAACTCAAGAAAGTGCTCCGAAAGGGGCATTCCGAAGAAGTCGATCACCCGCCCGGACTTCCGGAAGCCGTTCTTCTCGTAGAAGCTCGAAGCCCGCCGCAACGGTGGAGTAGTGTCCAGCGGGGGTGTGCCGAACGTACTCGTTGTAGAGTTCGATGATACCTTCGAGATCCGAGTGCCGAGCAGGCTGGATGTGGGTCTCCAAGGTTCCCAGCGTCCGGAGCGAAGTCTACGGTTCGCGATAACGACCGCCGTTGAATTATCGAGAGTATGACCATGTGAAGTGGACAAAAGTGAGTGGACGACCGGTCAGACTAATCTCCCGCATGCAGATGCCAAACCGGATCGGTACCGGTTTGGCCCCCATCGGTAGGCTCGTCGGCCGGGTTCCCGTGTTCCTTACGGGGAGGACCCGGCATCGAGTGCGGTCGCGAGGCGGAAGTACGCCTGGGGGGGGAGTTCTTCGGGCCGCATCCGCTGCCAGTCGGTCGGCCACTCGGCCTCGTGAGCCAATCGTACGAGCTCGATCCTCGGGCGACCCAACCGAGGAAGGAGGTTCGCGAGTTGCTTGCGGCGAGAAGAGAAGAGCGTTCGGACAATCCGTTCGAAGCGATCTACGTTCGGCACCGGGAGAGGGCCCGCGCGTGCCGTGTGGACGAAGATGCGACCCTCGACCTCGGGCACCGGATAGAAGGCCGACCGGGGTACCGTCCGGAACAGCTCGACGTCTCCGTAGAGCCGCGCCACGATCGAGAGGCGACCGTACGTCTTCGACCCCGGACCGGCGGCGAGACGTTCGGCGACCTCCCGCTGTACCATCGCCACCACGCGCGGCGTGCGGCGGGCGAACAGCGCGAGGAGGATGGGCGTCGCGACGGAGAACGGCAGATTCCCAACGACTGTCGCACCGGGGGGAAAGGCGTAGGTTTCCGCGTCGGCCTCCTCCACCATAATCCATCCGCCGAAGATCGAGCGGAGGAAGGCGACGAGGCGCGGATCGCGTTCGACCACGGTCAGCGGACGGATTCCGCGCCGGAGAAGGGCCGCGGTCAGCATCCCAAGACCCCCTCCGATCTCGACGACGGCATGGCCGGCGGGCGCCTCGACCAGCGCGGCCTCGGCATCGGCCGCGAATGGATCGATCAGGAACGATTGACCTAGACGGCGCGACGGGCGGATCCCGAGACGCTTGAGCGTCGCGTCGATGGCCCGCGCTCCCTCGGGAACGGCGAACGGGTCCGCCAGACTATGGGGCGACGAAGATGCGGTAGTTGTCCTCGGCACCGATGAGCTCCTGCTCGATGCGGCCGACCACGAGCTTCTCCGAGCTCTTGAGGTGCGCGCGCGTGTTGAGGTCCTCGAAGCTCGTGAACGGGCCGCGCCGGCGTTCCTCGAGGATCGTCTCCATCGTCTTCTTTCCGATGCCCGGCAGCAGTTCGAGCAGGTGCGCTCGTCGAGAGATCGGCTGCGCCTCGTTGAAGAAGCGCAGATACTTCGTGGGGTTCGCCCGGACGATTTCCTCGAGCGCCGGGGCGAGCTCCGAACGTGCCGTAGCCGTGAGCTCCTCGAAGCCGATCCGCCGACGGACGTGATCGATCGGGGGGATCGAACCTTCTTCGGAAAGGAGCGCGATCCGAGCGCCCAGCGCGAGCTGGGCTCCGGGGCGAGGGATCAATTCGAGAAGCTTCAGTTCGCTTTCGCCGACGGCGATCGCGACCGGTTCGCGGTGGAAGCCCCGGTCCACCGGGCGGCCGTTCGGCAGATAATCGAGGACACGGGCGTAGCTCTCCACGGCATTCTCCCGACCGACCTCACTTGTGCTGCGCGACCACGTCGAGCAATTGAGCGATCTGGGCTTCCTCGAGGACCATCCGCTCCTTCGCGAAGAGCAGGCGGATCTCTTCCGGGTACTGAGGCAGCATGTCGGCGATCTTGATCGCGAGCGGTACATCGATGAACGGGAGCTTCGTCAGCTCGGCGATCAGCTTGTTCGTCTGTTCGACCGTCAGTCGGGCGAATAGCTCCGCGTGCTGCTGGGCGAGCAGGGCCTCGCGCGGCAGCGGGCGGAGCGCGGCCTCCTCGGCGAGCATCTGCTTGACCGAGGCGAGTGGTAGGGGTTCTGGCATCAGTGTCCTCTCGTATCGGCCGGGGCAAGGTGGACCGGGTTGGCGATGAGCTGCTTGCGCTTGCCTCCATCCAGAAACTCGATGCGGTAAGCCCGACCGACCGAGGCGACGACCGTGCAGACGCGGCCCTGGTAGCGAGGATGCGGCACGCCGTGGGCGTCCGACGGCTCGATCCGGACGATAACCTTCTGGCCGATCTCGAACTTGCGCAGGAACCGGGTCACCGGCGGCGAGCCCCGCTCGCGCACGTGCTTCGTGAACGTGCCGCGGCTGCGTGATCGGAACCCCTTCGAACTCTTCACCATCTATGTGACCTCGATATCATGAATCTCGAGCACGTCGAGCGATTCCACCTTCAGCGGGACCCCCAGGACCCCGGACAAACTCGGATCGGTGCGCCCGCCATCTCCTTCCACCCATTCCTTGACATACGTGCCGGCTTCGGTTCGTAGTTGCACCGTGAACCGTCCTGCGTCCCCTTCCACGAGCTCCGCCTCGACGATCCGACGCATGCGAACGCGGTCGGCTCGGCGGTGGGCGACGCGGGTTGGGGTGCGCTGGGCGATGGCGCGACCGCGGAAGAGCTTCAATGCCTCCTTAACCTTTGCCACATCCACGGCACCGACCGCGGTGACTCGGTAACTCTTCTCGGGAGAGGCCTCCTTCACGCGGATCACGTCGGCGCCCTCGGCGAGCGTGAGGTCGGAGATCTCGACCCGTCCGGCCGCTTCCTGGGCGATCGCCGCGGAGATCGCCGCCGGATCGATCGTTCGGTGCCGGGGTCGTACGAGTTCCAGGACGAACGGCCGTCCTCGACCGAGCATGCGGGCATCGATATCCTCCCGGCCCATTCCATGGAAGCGGCTCTCCTCGGCCTCGGAGGCCCGGATCGCCGGCGCTGCGACCAGTTCCTCGACGCTCTCGGAGTAGGTCTTCCCGGTCCCGTGGCAGCGATCGCATCCCCGGCCGTGGCACGCGCGGCATGGCCACCGCGTCTGCGGCAGGGTCCGATCGAGCTTCCGGTACCGACCTTGCAGGTACAGAGGGAGAACCGTGACCCCGACACGACCCACTTCGAGATCCGCGAGGAAGACGAGATCGGCCGGGCCGCTGCCGCCGATGGCGCCGGTCCGTGCCTCGACCGCCTTGCCGAGCTCCCGGTTGAACGCCGCACGGGCGCTTTCGCCCCATCCGGTGCCGACCGTTCTCCAAATCTCCTCCTCGCGCGCGAGGATCTCGGGTTCCCAACGGGACCCGCAGGTGAACCGATGCCATTCGTAGCCCTCCGAGGCCCGGACGATCCGTTCGACCCATACCGGGATACGGTCGAACGCCCCCGCGCAGAGCCGGCACGACGGACCCGGCGCGAAGTCCACCCCTCCCAGCATCGAGGCGAGCCTCTCCGCGCGCCCGAGGTTCGTCAGGCCGCGGCCCAAGCGGCCGAACAGGCGCCCGAAACAGTCGGCGCACAGTCCGAGGGCGACGGCCGACCGCGCGGCGGTCACCGCCTCCTCCGGGGGAGCGAACGGCACCGACGCTTGGATCACGAGCGCGACGACCCCGGGACGCCACTAAAGCGTGACGCCGCACGGACGAGCGACGGTTATTGGCGCCGGCGCCCTGCGGCGAGCGTCCCCATGCCCCGGATCACCGTGGAGGAGCTGACCCGGGCGATCGAGCGCACCCTCGTCGCCCAGGGGAAGATCATGCCCTCGGAGGCGCGCCCGACGGCCGAGATGGTGATGGCATACTTCGGCAACGAGGATTCGGTGCTGGACAACACGCTCTCGAAGGAGGACCGGGACCGGTTCTACTGGCTCGAGGACGCCGGGCTCTTGACGAGCGAAG
It encodes:
- a CDS encoding DUF655 domain-containing protein → MESYARVLDYLPNGRPVDRGFHREPVAIAVGESELKLLELIPRPGAQLALGARIALLSEEGSIPPIDHVRRRIGFEELTATARSELAPALEEIVRANPTKYLRFFNEAQPISRRAHLLELLPGIGKKTMETILEERRRGPFTSFEDLNTRAHLKSSEKLVVGRIEQELIGAEDNYRIFVAP
- a CDS encoding 50S ribosomal protein L21e, which translates into the protein MVKSSKGFRSRSRGTFTKHVRERGSPPVTRFLRKFEIGQKVIVRIEPSDAHGVPHPRYQGRVCTVVASVGRAYRIEFLDGGKRKQLIANPVHLAPADTRGH
- a CDS encoding RNA polymerase; the encoded protein is MPEPLPLASVKQMLAEEAALRPLPREALLAQQHAELFARLTVEQTNKLIAELTKLPFIDVPLAIKIADMLPQYPEEIRLLFAKERMVLEEAQIAQLLDVVAQHK
- the rsmA gene encoding 16S rRNA (adenine(1518)-N(6)/adenine(1519)-N(6))-dimethyltransferase RsmA, translated to MPRTTTASSSPHSLADPFAVPEGARAIDATLKRLGIRPSRRLGQSFLIDPFAADAEAALVEAPAGHAVVEIGGGLGMLTAALLRRGIRPLTVVERDPRLVAFLRSIFGGWIMVEEADAETYAFPPGATVVGNLPFSVATPILLALFARRTPRVVAMVQREVAERLAAGPGSKTYGRLSIVARLYGDVELFRTVPRSAFYPVPEVEGRIFVHTARAGPLPVPNVDRFERIVRTLFSSRRKQLANLLPRLGRPRIELVRLAHEAEWPTDWQRMRPEELPPQAYFRLATALDAGSSP
- a CDS encoding tRNA pseudouridine(54/55) synthase Pus10 yields the protein MIQASVPFAPPEEAVTAARSAVALGLCADCFGRLFGRLGRGLTNLGRAERLASMLGGVDFAPGPSCRLCAGAFDRIPVWVERIVRASEGYEWHRFTCGSRWEPEILAREEEIWRTVGTGWGESARAAFNRELGKAVEARTGAIGGSGPADLVFLADLEVGRVGVTVLPLYLQGRYRKLDRTLPQTRWPCRACHGRGCDRCHGTGKTYSESVEELVAAPAIRASEAEESRFHGMGREDIDARMLGRGRPFVLELVRPRHRTIDPAAISAAIAQEAAGRVEISDLTLAEGADVIRVKEASPEKSYRVTAVGAVDVAKVKEALKLFRGRAIAQRTPTRVAHRRADRVRMRRIVEAELVEGDAGRFTVQLRTEAGTYVKEWVEGDGGRTDPSLSGVLGVPLKVESLDVLEIHDIEVT
- a CDS encoding DUF6015 family protein, giving the protein MPRITVEELTRAIERTLVAQGKIMPSEARPTAEMVMAYFGNEDSVLDNTLSKEDRDRFYWLEDAGLLTSEEEDATVSRGRSWRIHYWLMQKDRVHAATEARGSDGAPEESVYESISAQSWKRSGPESEPPPK